The following are encoded together in the Deltaproteobacteria bacterium genome:
- a CDS encoding 4Fe-4S dicluster domain-containing protein, which produces MSIYRMKLDKKRCIHCKACEVHCKVKNNNPVGIKYAVHTSSGPELKDGKIVLKASYRCCFHCDDPACVEACPTGAMVKRESDGLVFVNTELCDGCQACIEACPWHIPVLFEDRNVVGKCDFCMDRLDAGLEPACVTACTTHALTLERKKKK; this is translated from the coding sequence ATGAGCATCTACAGAATGAAACTGGACAAAAAGCGCTGCATCCATTGCAAGGCCTGCGAGGTCCACTGCAAGGTCAAGAACAACAATCCCGTCGGCATCAAGTACGCCGTCCACACCTCCTCCGGCCCGGAACTGAAGGACGGCAAGATCGTCCTCAAAGCCAGCTACCGATGCTGCTTTCACTGCGACGATCCGGCCTGTGTCGAGGCCTGTCCGACCGGAGCCATGGTCAAGCGCGAATCCGACGGACTGGTCTTCGTGAACACCGAACTCTGCGACGGGTGCCAGGCCTGCATCGAGGCCTGCCCGTGGCATATACCGGTTCTGTTCGAGGACAGGAATGTGGTCGGCAAATGCGACTTCTGCATGGATCGCCTTGATGCAGGCCTTGAACCTGCCTGCGTCACGGCCTGCACCACCCACGCCCTGACCTTGGAACGAAAAAAGAAGAAGTAA
- a CDS encoding PAS domain S-box protein → MIDHRARFSRLKFKTKVTLGIAAILVVFGILLGALLSGIAADSLREENRKRGVAITVNLAKRVTESLLASDFLRMKTLVDEIREHSDNVMYAFVCDSAGHVLVHTFQGGFPTDLLSIPTEKNSGSVQIHVVRTTQGMAYDFTAPVLIDGKDIGQVRLGLSWAQINQAVRRLVAISFASTFAVVLVGMGLGSWFAGTITRRIGKLRDSADDVIKGQLNTQTGPILAQNCWELMNCKLTQCPAHGDVRRRCWLMVGTGTRAEDRIACTEDSCSTCPVYRCHAGDELQDLAEAFDVMAVALESHILEISASQKTMAQQKQILRTILDVTPDFVALQDRELRYLAANKAFCQYFEVTEENILGKTDFDIFSERQADLNYHEDRQILQTGVSLSKEIRVSGKKGVRWFHVVKVPVYDGSEISGLLLTARDVTVVKQYQEQLIHSQKMEDLGRLAGGVAHEINTPLGIILGYAQLLIEDVPEGSQIREDLLTIEKQARVCKKIVADLLGFSRSTDTTKTEMELNDSIREVASLTSHTFGLSRIQVHLDLDENVPPVQGDKERLKQVWMNLMNNAADAVGGNGHIVVGTKLCAHRRRVVISVADTGQGIDEKVMGKIFDPFFTTKEVGKGTGLGLSVSFGIIKDHNGRISAQSPVPERFLEIVPFEERSDAGPGTVFLVELPLWQGKLPDEECELMAEV, encoded by the coding sequence ATGATTGACCATCGGGCCAGATTCAGCCGCCTCAAATTCAAGACCAAGGTCACCCTGGGCATTGCCGCCATTCTGGTCGTCTTCGGCATCCTGCTCGGCGCCCTCCTGAGTGGCATTGCCGCCGACTCCCTGCGTGAGGAAAATCGCAAACGGGGCGTGGCCATTACCGTCAATTTGGCCAAACGAGTTACCGAGTCGCTCCTTGCCTCGGACTTCCTGCGGATGAAAACCCTGGTGGACGAAATACGCGAACATTCCGACAATGTTATGTATGCCTTTGTTTGCGATTCCGCCGGGCACGTTCTCGTCCATACATTCCAGGGAGGCTTCCCGACCGATCTCCTGAGCATTCCGACCGAAAAGAACTCCGGCTCGGTCCAAATCCACGTCGTCAGAACCACCCAGGGCATGGCCTACGATTTCACCGCTCCGGTCCTCATCGACGGCAAGGACATCGGCCAGGTCAGGCTCGGCCTGTCCTGGGCCCAAATCAACCAGGCCGTCCGCAGGCTGGTGGCCATCAGCTTCGCCTCCACCTTCGCCGTTGTCCTGGTCGGCATGGGGCTGGGATCCTGGTTCGCCGGAACCATCACCCGTCGCATCGGCAAACTTCGGGACTCGGCCGACGACGTCATCAAGGGCCAGCTGAACACCCAGACCGGACCAATTCTGGCCCAAAACTGCTGGGAATTGATGAATTGCAAGCTGACCCAATGCCCGGCCCACGGCGATGTTCGCCGCCGCTGCTGGCTCATGGTCGGCACCGGAACACGGGCCGAGGATCGCATCGCCTGCACCGAGGACTCATGCTCGACCTGCCCGGTCTACCGATGCCACGCCGGAGACGAGTTACAGGACCTGGCCGAGGCCTTCGACGTCATGGCCGTGGCTCTCGAGTCCCATATCCTGGAAATCAGCGCCAGCCAGAAGACCATGGCCCAGCAAAAGCAGATTCTGCGGACCATTCTCGACGTCACCCCCGACTTCGTCGCCCTGCAGGACCGTGAACTTCGGTATCTGGCCGCCAACAAAGCCTTTTGCCAGTATTTTGAGGTCACCGAGGAAAATATTCTGGGCAAGACCGATTTCGACATCTTTTCCGAACGCCAGGCCGACCTGAACTATCACGAGGACCGCCAGATCCTCCAGACGGGAGTTTCCCTTTCAAAAGAAATCCGGGTCTCGGGCAAGAAGGGAGTCCGCTGGTTCCACGTGGTCAAGGTCCCGGTCTATGACGGCAGCGAAATTTCCGGTCTTCTCCTCACGGCCAGGGACGTGACCGTGGTCAAGCAGTACCAGGAACAGCTCATCCATTCACAGAAGATGGAGGACCTCGGCCGACTGGCCGGAGGAGTGGCCCACGAAATCAACACCCCCCTGGGCATCATCCTCGGCTACGCCCAGCTCCTGATCGAGGATGTCCCCGAGGGATCACAGATCCGTGAAGACCTCCTGACCATCGAGAAGCAAGCCCGGGTCTGCAAGAAGATCGTGGCCGATCTCCTTGGCTTTTCCCGGAGCACCGACACCACCAAGACCGAGATGGAACTCAACGACTCCATCCGGGAGGTGGCCTCCCTGACCTCCCATACCTTCGGCCTGAGCCGCATCCAGGTCCATCTGGACCTGGACGAGAATGTCCCGCCAGTCCAGGGAGACAAGGAGCGCCTCAAACAGGTCTGGATGAACCTCATGAACAACGCCGCCGACGCCGTGGGCGGGAACGGCCACATCGTCGTCGGCACCAAACTCTGCGCCCACCGCCGCCGAGTGGTCATTTCCGTGGCCGACACCGGCCAGGGCATCGACGAAAAGGTCATGGGCAAGATCTTCGACCCCTTCTTCACCACCAAGGAGGTCGGCAAGGGCACCGGCCTCGGCCTGTCCGTGTCTTTCGGGATCATCAAGGATCACAATGGACGAATTTCTGCCCAGAGTCCGGTTCCCGAACGATTCCTCGAGATCGTTCCCTTTGAGGAGCGCTCTGACGCCGGACCCGGAACGGTCTTTCTGGTTGAACTCCCCCTCTGGCAAGGCAAGCTTCCTGACGAGGAATGCGAGCTCATGGCCGAGGTTTGA
- a CDS encoding thiosulfate reductase — protein MSASKTVFSVCGMCTVRCPIQVDVLEGKAVRIQGNEFSGLKGGLCARGAAGIALEQDPEKPQTPLIRAGKRGEGKWRAVSWDEALDHVADKLKEIMAKHGGRSVLWSDRGGPFPDLHQAFMRAIGSPNYCNHDASCARNVQHGAQSTIGVGRKGVAYDLKNARHIILQTRNIMEAINVAEVNSVLDGMAAGAKLTVIDIRGTVSASKADNFFMIRPGTDYAFNLGVIHALIYENLYNKEFVDQFVDGFETLKEFVKPYTPQWAAAETGTSAEAIVDLARQLSEAAPSVIWHPGWMVARYTDSFQVCRTAYIINTLLGAIGAKGGLPFVNTPKDVGRKGLKKLADLFPKPEEKRADGVGWKYPQFDAGPGLVNLAYDAVATGEPYPVKAYLCFRHDPLMAMPDPEALKKKWEGLDLLVSITFSWSDTAWHSDVVLPLSTYLARESIIAGKAGLKPQFFVRKRAQEPTFDSRADWEIICGLAKRLGLDPLAFERIEDLWNHQLQDTGVTIADFDAKGFVELADKPLYRPMAEIKLPTPSGKIEMLSGKWSKAGHNTLPPYSSPKLPPQGMFRIAFGRVGVHTQGHTVNNPLLAELMPENLAWIHTTRAEDLGIADGDLVEVFSSSGTSGRIKAFVTDCIHPEALFMVHGFGHHLPPESRAKGRGAADHELMSGGLECWDRGGGGLSMQEHFVGVRKV, from the coding sequence ATGTCCGCATCCAAAACAGTGTTCAGCGTCTGCGGTATGTGCACCGTGCGCTGCCCGATCCAGGTGGATGTCCTGGAGGGCAAGGCCGTGCGCATCCAGGGCAACGAATTTTCCGGTCTCAAGGGCGGCCTGTGCGCCCGGGGCGCAGCCGGGATTGCCCTGGAACAGGACCCGGAAAAACCCCAGACTCCCCTCATCAGGGCCGGGAAAAGAGGCGAAGGCAAATGGCGGGCCGTGTCCTGGGACGAGGCCCTGGACCATGTGGCCGACAAGCTCAAGGAAATCATGGCCAAACACGGCGGCCGGTCCGTGCTTTGGTCCGACCGGGGAGGGCCCTTTCCCGACCTGCACCAGGCCTTCATGCGCGCCATCGGCTCCCCCAACTACTGCAACCACGACGCGTCCTGCGCCCGCAACGTCCAGCACGGGGCCCAGTCGACCATCGGGGTCGGCCGCAAGGGGGTCGCCTATGACCTGAAGAACGCCAGGCACATCATCCTCCAGACCCGCAACATCATGGAGGCCATCAACGTGGCCGAGGTCAATTCGGTCCTGGACGGCATGGCCGCCGGGGCTAAATTGACCGTCATCGACATCCGGGGCACGGTCAGCGCCAGCAAGGCCGACAACTTCTTCATGATCCGACCGGGCACCGATTACGCCTTCAATCTGGGCGTCATCCATGCCCTGATCTACGAAAATCTCTACAACAAGGAGTTTGTCGACCAATTCGTGGATGGGTTCGAAACCCTCAAGGAATTCGTCAAGCCCTACACCCCCCAATGGGCCGCGGCTGAAACCGGAACCTCGGCCGAGGCCATCGTGGATCTGGCCCGCCAACTGTCCGAGGCCGCCCCAAGCGTGATCTGGCATCCCGGGTGGATGGTGGCCCGCTACACAGACTCTTTCCAGGTCTGCCGCACGGCCTACATCATCAACACCCTGCTCGGGGCCATCGGCGCCAAGGGTGGTCTGCCCTTTGTCAACACGCCCAAGGATGTGGGCCGCAAGGGCCTCAAGAAACTGGCCGATCTCTTTCCCAAACCCGAGGAAAAGAGGGCCGACGGCGTGGGCTGGAAATATCCTCAATTCGATGCCGGTCCGGGCCTAGTCAATCTGGCCTACGACGCAGTCGCCACCGGCGAACCCTACCCGGTCAAGGCCTATCTCTGTTTTCGGCACGACCCCCTCATGGCCATGCCCGATCCCGAGGCCCTGAAAAAGAAATGGGAAGGCCTGGACCTCCTGGTCAGCATCACCTTCTCCTGGTCGGACACGGCCTGGCATTCAGACGTGGTCCTACCCCTGTCCACCTATCTGGCCCGGGAAAGCATCATCGCCGGTAAGGCGGGGCTCAAGCCCCAGTTTTTCGTCCGCAAACGGGCCCAGGAACCGACCTTCGACTCCAGGGCCGACTGGGAAATCATCTGCGGGCTGGCCAAGCGTCTGGGCCTTGACCCTCTGGCCTTCGAGCGGATCGAGGACCTCTGGAACCACCAGCTCCAGGACACGGGAGTGACCATTGCCGACTTCGACGCCAAGGGCTTTGTCGAGCTGGCCGACAAACCCCTGTACCGGCCCATGGCCGAGATCAAGCTGCCCACGCCTTCGGGCAAAATCGAAATGCTCAGCGGCAAATGGTCCAAGGCCGGCCACAACACCTTGCCTCCCTACTCATCCCCGAAACTCCCGCCCCAAGGCATGTTCCGCATCGCCTTCGGCCGAGTCGGCGTCCACACCCAGGGACACACTGTAAACAATCCGCTCCTGGCCGAACTGATGCCCGAGAATCTAGCCTGGATCCACACCACCCGGGCCGAGGATCTGGGAATTGCCGATGGCGATCTGGTCGAGGTCTTTTCCTCATCCGGGACTTCAGGGCGGATCAAAGCCTTTGTAACCGACTGCATTCATCCGGAGGCCCTGTTCATGGTCCACGGTTTCGGACATCATCTGCCGCCGGAATCCAGGGCCAAGGGCAGGGGCGCGGCCGATCACGAACTCATGTCCGGAGGCTTGGAGTGCTGGGATCGGGGCGGAGGCGGCCTCTCCATGCAGGAACATTTTGTCGGCGTGCGCAAAGTCTAG
- a CDS encoding phosphate/phosphite/phosphonate ABC transporter substrate-binding protein, with the protein MAWIPRIILILVLSLLPACGEDGPVYRVDLDKRQDMPLPKPEPTITYAYLPQYSHTVSFQRHHALIEYLNRVTGLRIRQVFPDTFEDHISMLGQGKIDISFSNPFAFVRMAKLYGAVAFARILESNGKPDFYGEIICRADNKAIETIQDCRGKTWIAVDPSSAGGYLYPLGFFYDHGLTTKDFAEIAFAPGPGGKQEKVVLAVYAGKYDIGSVRDGTLDVVGDKVDLNMIRVLARSESYPGWLYAHRRDLPPEVVDAVREALLTLDPDTPEHRLILEQAGFKGIIEADNADYEPVERLMQKLGLKSND; encoded by the coding sequence CTGGACAAACGCCAGGACATGCCCCTGCCCAAACCCGAGCCGACCATCACCTACGCTTACCTCCCCCAGTACTCCCACACGGTTTCCTTCCAGCGTCACCACGCCCTCATCGAATACCTAAACCGGGTCACCGGCCTTCGAATCCGCCAGGTCTTCCCGGACACCTTCGAGGACCACATCTCCATGCTCGGCCAGGGCAAGATCGACATCTCCTTTTCCAATCCCTTTGCCTTTGTCCGCATGGCCAAACTCTACGGGGCGGTGGCCTTCGCTCGCATCCTCGAATCGAACGGCAAGCCCGACTTCTACGGGGAGATCATCTGCCGGGCCGACAACAAGGCCATTGAGACCATCCAGGACTGCCGGGGCAAGACCTGGATCGCCGTGGATCCGTCATCGGCCGGCGGTTATCTCTATCCGCTCGGATTCTTTTACGATCACGGCCTAACCACCAAGGACTTCGCCGAGATCGCCTTTGCTCCCGGCCCCGGAGGCAAACAGGAAAAGGTCGTCCTGGCCGTGTACGCCGGCAAGTACGATATCGGGTCTGTCCGGGACGGCACCTTGGATGTTGTGGGAGACAAGGTCGACCTGAACATGATCCGGGTCCTGGCCCGCAGCGAAAGTTACCCGGGCTGGCTCTACGCCCATCGCCGGGACCTGCCCCCCGAAGTGGTAGACGCCGTCCGGGAGGCCCTCTTGACCCTCGACCCCGACACTCCCGAACACCGACTGATCCTGGAGCAGGCAGGCTTCAAGGGGATCATAGAGGCCGACAACGCCGACTACGAACCCGTGGAAAGGCTCATGCAAAAACTGGGGTTGAAGTCCAATGATTGA